A single region of the Cyanobacteria bacterium FACHB-DQ100 genome encodes:
- a CDS encoding DUF885 domain-containing protein has protein sequence MVRALRLSRKVPVLLAIASFMVAIAIHSISEPIASAKPNWITRSNENTNLLIKAESESNCTDQPTLSQSLLKLDTNYVQCYERNLNNAVATLQTKRKQETEPSVKLDLEILIQSANEELRSIQLDRRYRLPYVNLAREINRSIDDLNKRDLTKQLKRISGENTTAIATMAIQRMRESMTQQNVFFPEKSQLEKDLANTAIQLEQIKQRIEQQKIDQSSYTKLKAQLTEYTNFVRQEILPKARTSFRLPSELYAAELAERGVEIPIDELLQNAHSAFAAIQQEMNVLAPQIARQKGFQAKDYRDVIRALKQEQLPSDQILPHYQKRQKEIEAIIQREKLVTLPKRPLTIRLTTDRENAIFPVPQYHAPKASSKTAGTFIIPLLKPDPQPRTYNDFTYPAVSWTLTAHEGRPGHDLQFTTIQDQGISEARSKFGYNPANHEGWALYAEAITLPFMPIEGQFISLQFQLLRAARAFLEPELHLGKISTTEALRILTEEAGYSKFFAQQEIDRYTVRLPGHAPSYFYGYQRLMQLRKNVEQQLGAKFDSQKFHDFILAQGFMPQRLLRQAVLEQFVQAKPA, from the coding sequence ATGGTTCGTGCTCTCCGGCTCTCGCGCAAAGTTCCCGTTTTGCTGGCGATCGCATCGTTCATGGTCGCGATCGCGATCCACTCCATTTCAGAACCGATCGCATCGGCAAAACCTAACTGGATCACAAGAAGCAATGAAAATACAAACCTTCTAATCAAAGCTGAATCAGAATCAAACTGCACAGATCAACCCACACTCAGCCAATCGCTGCTGAAACTAGATACAAACTATGTGCAATGCTACGAGCGAAACTTAAATAACGCAGTTGCAACACTTCAGACAAAGCGAAAGCAGGAAACTGAGCCATCGGTCAAACTTGATCTAGAAATTCTGATTCAATCAGCAAACGAGGAATTGCGATCGATTCAACTCGATCGACGATACCGTTTGCCTTATGTGAATTTAGCTAGAGAAATTAACCGCAGCATTGATGATCTCAACAAGCGCGATTTAACCAAGCAGCTAAAGCGAATTAGCGGAGAAAATACAACTGCGATCGCGACGATGGCAATTCAAAGAATGCGAGAGAGCATGACGCAACAAAACGTTTTCTTTCCCGAAAAATCGCAGCTTGAAAAAGATCTAGCAAATACAGCCATTCAACTCGAACAAATCAAGCAACGCATCGAACAACAGAAAATTGATCAATCAAGTTACACTAAGCTAAAAGCACAATTAACCGAATATACAAACTTTGTTCGGCAAGAAATCCTACCCAAAGCCAGAACCAGCTTCCGCTTACCGAGCGAACTTTATGCAGCAGAACTCGCAGAACGAGGAGTCGAAATCCCGATCGACGAACTCCTGCAAAATGCCCATTCTGCCTTTGCCGCCATTCAACAAGAAATGAACGTGCTTGCTCCACAAATCGCCAGACAAAAAGGCTTTCAGGCAAAAGACTATCGCGACGTAATCCGCGCTCTCAAGCAAGAGCAATTACCGAGCGATCAAATTCTGCCGCACTATCAGAAACGCCAAAAGGAAATCGAAGCCATCATTCAGCGTGAAAAATTAGTCACGCTCCCGAAACGCCCCTTAACCATTCGGCTCACCACTGATCGTGAAAACGCAATTTTTCCCGTTCCGCAATACCATGCTCCCAAAGCTTCAAGCAAAACGGCTGGAACCTTCATCATTCCCCTCCTAAAACCAGACCCCCAACCCCGTACCTACAACGATTTCACCTATCCCGCCGTTTCCTGGACGCTCACTGCTCACGAAGGCAGACCCGGACACGACCTCCAGTTCACCACGATTCAAGATCAAGGCATTTCTGAGGCTCGATCGAAGTTCGGCTACAACCCCGCCAACCACGAAGGCTGGGCACTCTACGCCGAAGCGATTACCCTACCGTTCATGCCGATCGAAGGGCAGTTTATCTCCCTACAATTTCAGCTATTGCGGGCGGCGCGTGCCTTCTTGGAACCCGAACTGCATTTAGGTAAAATCTCGACGACCGAAGCACTGCGCATTCTCACCGAAGAGGCAGGCTACTCAAAGTTCTTCGCTCAGCAGGAAATCGATCGCTATACCGTCCGGCTTCCCGGACACGCTCCCTCTTACTTCTATGGCTATCAACGCCTGATGCAGCTTCGCAAAAATGTCGAACAACAACTGGGTGCGAAGTTTGACTCCCAAAAGTTTCACGACTTCATCTTGGCTCAGGGATTTATGCCACAGCGATTGCTGCGTCAGGCAGTGCTAGAACAATTCGTTCAAGCTAAGCCCGCTTAG
- a CDS encoding pre-16S rRNA-processing nuclease YqgF, with the protein MAEQPVILGFDPGRQKCGLAVMGVDRRLYYHEVISAESTIATIQGLRERYPISLLVMGDQTSSKDWKLKIADELSEPLRIITVDERNSSLEARDRYWQLYPPEGLNRLIPQGMRTPPRAIDDIVAILLIERYLERLVS; encoded by the coding sequence ATGGCGGAACAGCCAGTAATTCTGGGGTTTGATCCAGGGCGGCAAAAGTGTGGATTAGCGGTCATGGGGGTCGATCGCCGCCTCTACTATCATGAAGTGATCAGCGCCGAAAGCACGATCGCGACGATTCAAGGCTTGCGGGAGCGGTATCCGATTTCGCTATTGGTGATGGGGGATCAGACTTCCTCAAAAGATTGGAAGCTCAAGATTGCGGATGAATTAAGTGAGCCGCTGCGGATTATCACGGTGGATGAGCGCAATAGTTCCTTAGAAGCTCGCGATCGCTATTGGCAGCTTTATCCGCCAGAAGGGTTGAATCGGTTGATCCCGCAAGGAATGCGAACGCCGCCGAGAGCGATCGATGATATTGTGGCGATTCTGCTGATCGAACGGTATTTAGAACGCTTGGTGAGCTAA
- a CDS encoding DUF3084 domain-containing protein — protein sequence MSDVGLILILVVLVLGGVIATVGDRLGTRVGKARLSLFNLRPKQTAVVVTILTGTLISASTLGVLLLASKTFREMLLNFGRIQTELRDRGRDLEKAATDLKATDAQKAQVEKQLTEARSERAQVEEQLKRINADLKTSIDRQRETNAQLRTTEAQRDLTRRQLVAVSGQALKLRSDINQLQSEQKTLITQRDQVKQQIAERDAEIAERTKLIEQRDREINERDQVIGQRETDLKRLEAQRASLTATLQQIERDVELIRSGDLAIYRTQVLSSGVVRVGNSEGAKAAIDQLLQYANRSAVEALRLGRDDLQIVQIRTAEVESLIQQIRNGQDYLVRVQALANYVKGENKPVFVYMSAVPNRVVFSAGETIAAQTIDPSKLAPQDFQRSIQELLAVSNTRARVAGVLNDNIQIEKLLTLGSFIDQLRRYPTPVELRAIASDTTYTAGPLKIELVAVQNGQVVLRASS from the coding sequence ATGTCCGATGTCGGGCTGATTTTAATTCTGGTGGTGTTGGTGTTGGGTGGAGTGATCGCAACCGTGGGCGATCGCTTGGGAACTCGTGTGGGAAAAGCGCGGCTTAGCTTGTTTAATCTTCGTCCGAAGCAAACCGCGGTCGTAGTTACGATTTTGACCGGAACGCTGATTTCTGCCTCAACTTTAGGGGTGCTGCTGCTGGCAAGTAAAACCTTTCGCGAAATGCTGCTGAACTTTGGGCGAATCCAAACCGAGCTGCGCGATCGCGGACGCGATTTGGAAAAGGCTGCCACCGATCTGAAGGCGACCGATGCTCAGAAAGCGCAAGTCGAGAAGCAACTCACAGAAGCTCGGTCGGAACGCGCCCAAGTTGAGGAACAGCTAAAGCGAATCAATGCCGATCTGAAAACTTCAATCGATCGCCAACGGGAAACCAATGCTCAACTCCGCACCACCGAAGCGCAGCGTGATCTCACGCGTCGTCAACTGGTCGCGGTGTCTGGTCAAGCATTAAAACTCCGCAGCGATATCAATCAACTGCAGTCGGAACAAAAGACCCTGATTACGCAGCGCGATCAGGTCAAGCAGCAGATCGCCGAGCGCGATGCAGAGATTGCCGAACGCACGAAACTGATTGAACAGCGCGATCGTGAGATTAATGAGCGCGATCAGGTGATTGGGCAGCGTGAGACGGATCTGAAGCGATTAGAGGCACAACGAGCCAGCCTAACTGCGACACTGCAGCAAATTGAACGGGATGTCGAGCTAATTCGCAGCGGCGATCTGGCGATTTATCGGACACAAGTGTTGTCTTCTGGCGTGGTGCGCGTAGGAAATTCGGAAGGTGCGAAAGCAGCGATCGATCAACTCCTGCAATATGCAAATCGTTCTGCGGTTGAGGCACTGCGGCTCGGACGAGATGATCTGCAAATTGTGCAGATTCGGACGGCGGAAGTTGAAAGTTTGATTCAACAAATCAGGAATGGTCAAGATTATCTGGTTCGGGTACAAGCCCTCGCAAACTATGTCAAAGGCGAAAACAAACCCGTGTTTGTTTACATGAGTGCAGTCCCCAATCGGGTTGTGTTTTCTGCGGGAGAGACGATCGCTGCCCAAACAATCGATCCCTCCAAGCTTGCACCGCAGGACTTCCAACGGTCGATTCAAGAACTGCTTGCTGTTTCTAATACTCGCGCTCGTGTCGCTGGCGTTTTGAACGACAACATTCAAATCGAAAAACTGCTTACATTAGGATCATTCATTGACCAGCTGCGGCGCTATCCCACTCCGGTTGAACTGCGAGCGATCGCATCGGATACCACATACACGGCTGGGCCGCTCAAAATAGAATTAGTGGCAGTTCAAAACGGACAAGTGGTGCTGAGAGCATCGAGCTAA
- the ntcA gene encoding global nitrogen regulator NtcA, producing the protein MVVTKDRPLAAMFRQIGGSAYPPVIETFERGKTIFFPGDPAERVYFLVKGAVKLSRVYEAGEEITVALLRENSVFGVLSLITGQRADRFYHAVAFTPVELLSIPIEQVEKALKENPELSMLMLKGLSSRILQTEMMIETLAHRDMGSRLVSFLLILCRDFGVPSQEGIMIDLKLSHQAIAEAIGSTRVTVTRLLGDLRQDKMISIHKKKITVHNPVTLSQQFT; encoded by the coding sequence ATGGTTGTGACCAAGGATAGACCGCTTGCAGCAATGTTCCGTCAGATTGGAGGAAGTGCATATCCTCCCGTGATTGAAACGTTTGAACGGGGCAAAACAATCTTCTTTCCCGGAGATCCGGCAGAACGAGTGTATTTTCTGGTCAAGGGTGCCGTCAAACTGTCGCGGGTGTACGAAGCAGGCGAAGAAATTACGGTGGCGCTGCTGAGAGAAAACAGCGTATTCGGGGTGCTGTCACTGATTACCGGACAAAGAGCCGATCGCTTTTATCACGCCGTTGCCTTTACTCCGGTTGAGTTGCTTTCGATCCCGATCGAGCAAGTCGAGAAAGCACTGAAGGAAAACCCCGAACTTTCGATGCTGATGCTCAAAGGCTTGTCCTCGCGGATTTTGCAAACCGAGATGATGATCGAGACCTTAGCGCACCGGGATATGGGATCGCGATTGGTGAGCTTTTTGCTGATTCTCTGCCGCGATTTTGGAGTCCCATCGCAAGAGGGAATCATGATTGACCTCAAACTCTCGCATCAAGCGATCGCTGAAGCGATCGGTTCGACTCGCGTGACGGTGACGCGCTTACTGGGAGATTTGCGTCAGGACAAAATGATTTCGATTCACAAGAAAAAAATCACCGTTCACAATCCGGTAACGCTAAGTCAGCAGTTTACCTAA
- a CDS encoding DUF3488 domain-containing protein produces the protein MKNWWQQIQAKIQVIPEAKPEESILLRVLTQSLVSVGILATDLAAETQLSVWAIPLSAIGAYWSWHRRRKKNTGFKFLLAIAMTIVLFSFFGRMLGGAQSGDNRLLLAEFLIQIQVLHSFDLPRRKDLGYSMMIGLVLLSVASTLSQTMLFGAMLLVFLAIALPVLMLDYCSRLGVDVVKLERTSFKKINFRVLPAIFAIVLALGLVIFALMPRLPGYQLRIFPVSSPVSVQERFNNRVITNPGMGQSRDPRVGMRSGSGKGAGQSQDPDDLSYGGFGDKISQNVRHPLKPRVIMRVRSQIEGFWRVMAFDRYTGQGWEVSRNDKTQTVKRSPWSYRFFLPTPVTIGKTREVVQTYTIIAPMPNLIPALSRAREIYFPTDEIAIDPEAGLRAPIELSDGITYTVVSDVPYRDRTLLRLYSSRAQYPKESPHLQIPAGIAQNVAKETKRILATSEQPIESDYEKALYLGQYLKQRYQVRQDLDLLKPGEDLVEAFLQNQGGDRDHFSTTLTMMLRSIGIPARLVAGYAPGEFNPFTGLYIVKNTDAYAITEIFVPRMGWFTIDPIPGRELIPPSIEEYQPFSLLQRFWNWVAGWLPLPVTAWISEVIRTIGSAIGWFLALFTQGLGGFLTACLLMISTALLVWLCGQGWKKWRTYQRLQKLAPMERLYQQMLSRLEAQGTRKSSADTPLEYAQRAKTMRTQEQAGAIEDISQAYVKWRYGREKPEIEALRHQLKRLKPQRK, from the coding sequence ATGAAAAACTGGTGGCAGCAAATCCAAGCGAAAATTCAGGTCATTCCAGAAGCAAAACCAGAAGAATCGATTCTTCTGCGAGTCCTCACTCAGTCGCTTGTCAGCGTGGGAATTTTGGCGACAGATTTGGCTGCGGAAACTCAGTTGAGCGTGTGGGCAATTCCCTTAAGCGCGATCGGAGCCTATTGGAGTTGGCATCGACGACGCAAGAAAAATACAGGGTTTAAATTCCTGTTGGCGATCGCAATGACGATCGTGCTGTTTAGTTTTTTTGGCAGGATGCTCGGTGGTGCTCAGAGCGGTGATAATCGGCTGCTGCTGGCAGAGTTTCTGATTCAGATCCAAGTGCTGCACAGCTTTGATTTGCCACGCCGCAAGGATTTGGGCTATTCGATGATGATTGGGCTAGTGCTGCTGTCGGTGGCAAGTACGCTGAGTCAGACGATGCTGTTTGGCGCAATGCTGCTGGTATTTTTGGCGATCGCGCTCCCGGTACTGATGCTCGATTATTGTTCGCGCTTGGGCGTAGATGTGGTCAAGTTAGAGCGCACCAGCTTTAAGAAAATCAATTTTCGAGTGCTGCCTGCGATCTTTGCGATCGTGCTGGCATTGGGATTGGTGATTTTTGCGCTGATGCCGCGACTTCCTGGCTATCAGTTACGTATATTTCCGGTCAGTTCTCCGGTGAGCGTTCAGGAGCGATTTAATAACCGAGTGATTACCAATCCGGGCATGGGTCAGAGTCGAGATCCGCGTGTGGGAATGCGATCGGGGAGCGGAAAAGGCGCAGGGCAAAGCCAAGATCCGGATGACCTGTCTTATGGTGGATTTGGCGACAAGATTAGCCAAAACGTGCGGCATCCATTAAAGCCGCGAGTCATTATGCGGGTGCGATCGCAGATCGAAGGCTTTTGGCGGGTGATGGCTTTCGATCGCTACACAGGGCAGGGTTGGGAAGTGTCGCGCAACGACAAGACGCAGACAGTTAAACGCTCACCTTGGTCATATCGGTTCTTTCTGCCGACTCCGGTGACGATCGGCAAAACACGCGAAGTGGTGCAGACCTACACGATTATTGCCCCAATGCCGAATCTAATTCCGGCGCTTTCAAGGGCGAGAGAAATCTATTTCCCGACCGATGAAATTGCGATCGACCCCGAAGCAGGATTACGTGCGCCGATCGAGTTAAGCGATGGCATTACTTATACCGTGGTGTCGGATGTGCCGTATCGCGATCGCACGTTGCTGCGGCTGTATTCGTCCAGAGCGCAGTATCCAAAAGAGAGTCCACACTTACAGATTCCAGCGGGAATTGCTCAGAATGTCGCTAAAGAAACGAAGCGAATCCTGGCAACTTCTGAACAGCCGATCGAGTCCGATTATGAAAAGGCGCTTTATCTGGGGCAGTATTTGAAGCAGCGTTATCAGGTTCGGCAAGACCTGGATTTGCTGAAGCCGGGTGAAGATCTCGTCGAGGCATTTTTGCAAAATCAAGGCGGCGATCGCGATCATTTTTCTACGACGCTGACGATGATGCTGCGATCAATTGGCATTCCGGCGCGATTAGTAGCGGGATATGCGCCCGGAGAATTTAATCCCTTCACCGGACTGTACATTGTGAAGAATACCGATGCTTACGCGATCACAGAAATCTTCGTGCCGCGCATGGGATGGTTCACGATCGACCCGATTCCGGGACGTGAACTGATTCCGCCTTCGATCGAGGAATATCAGCCCTTTAGTCTGCTGCAGCGATTTTGGAACTGGGTCGCGGGATGGCTACCTCTGCCTGTAACGGCTTGGATCAGCGAAGTAATTCGGACGATCGGGAGCGCGATCGGCTGGTTTTTGGCGCTGTTTACTCAAGGATTAGGTGGATTCTTGACCGCGTGTTTGCTAATGATTAGCACTGCCTTGCTGGTTTGGCTGTGTGGTCAAGGCTGGAAAAAATGGCGAACTTACCAGCGGTTGCAGAAGCTTGCACCGATGGAGCGGCTTTATCAGCAAATGCTGTCTCGCCTCGAAGCGCAAGGCACTCGTAAATCTTCAGCAGATACGCCGCTAGAATATGCCCAACGAGCGAAAACCATGCGGACTCAAGAGCAAGCAGGTGCGATCGAAGACATTTCCCAAGCGTATGTGAAGTGGCGCTACGGACGAGAAAAACCTGAAATTGAAGCGCTGCGGCATCAGTTGAAGAGACTAAAACCTCAGCGAAAGTAA
- a CDS encoding pentapeptide repeat-containing protein yields the protein MAVMAHLMTLHKGAVIWSDWRSRYPTIEPDLSDADLDEIELRGANLRGANFSRSRLCWAVLNEAELNAAKFNKAVLQKTEFMHATLQHAQFVDANLVGADFRHANLTDANFIGADLKGANFNDADLIRANLIGTELRGAKFKRSDLTGADLRRSDLSNAILIQANLAEANLSDANLVEAELSGAHFYRSTFHKANLKFAHFSGSYLFGADFTGADLSGADLSWANLGKANFTGATLAGTNLRGANLAGAVLPARLSR from the coding sequence GTGGCGGTGATGGCACATTTGATGACGCTGCATAAGGGCGCAGTGATTTGGTCAGACTGGCGATCGCGCTATCCGACGATCGAGCCGGATTTAAGCGATGCGGATTTAGATGAGATTGAGTTGCGCGGCGCAAACTTACGAGGAGCGAATTTTAGTCGCTCTAGATTGTGCTGGGCGGTGCTGAATGAAGCAGAGTTGAACGCGGCAAAATTTAATAAAGCAGTGCTTCAGAAAACTGAATTTATGCACGCGACATTACAGCACGCCCAATTTGTGGATGCGAACTTAGTTGGAGCAGATTTTCGCCACGCTAATCTAACCGATGCCAATTTCATCGGAGCAGATCTCAAAGGGGCGAATTTTAATGATGCAGATCTGATTCGGGCGAATTTGATTGGCACGGAGTTACGGGGCGCGAAATTTAAGCGATCGGATCTTACAGGTGCAGACTTGCGGCGATCGGATTTAAGCAATGCGATTTTGATTCAGGCAAACTTAGCCGAAGCCAATTTGAGCGATGCAAATTTAGTTGAGGCGGAATTAAGCGGAGCGCATTTTTATCGATCGACCTTCCACAAAGCCAATTTAAAGTTCGCTCACTTTAGCGGGAGTTACTTATTTGGGGCAGATTTTACGGGTGCTGACTTGTCGGGAGCTGACTTGTCCTGGGCAAATTTGGGCAAGGCAAATTTTACTGGGGCAACTTTAGCCGGCACGAATCTCAGAGGTGCAAATTTGGCGGGTGCGGTTTTGCCCGCTAGATTAAGTCGATGA
- a CDS encoding glycosyltransferase family 2 protein has translation MNSTSPALSVCVASRNRPDDVIRCLNSLTLLQHVEFEILLIDDASEAPIADRVLPAIDPILVDRLQVFRHENNKGIPATRNELAERAKAPYLLYLDDDAQLLSAESVDNALTVLKISPEVGAVALSQSDETGKLLPGQPLAIEYRCYAPTFVGYGSLLRRDLFLELGGYREMFAAYYEEPEFCKRMLDRGFYVVYLPDACVVHYKSPIGRNNLVALRNNCRNKCFAAIYNEPSAMMVFSVPLRILLYVYKHWAYCRQHKIKSEFGASWIVREIQQNLPALWRDRRALKWSTYYKWHKIKQAPAYQPAD, from the coding sequence ATGAATTCTACCTCTCCAGCGCTCTCAGTCTGTGTTGCCAGTCGTAATCGTCCTGATGATGTGATTCGCTGCCTGAATTCTCTTACCTTGCTTCAGCACGTTGAGTTTGAGATTCTGCTGATTGATGATGCCTCAGAAGCGCCGATCGCCGATCGGGTGCTTCCAGCGATCGATCCGATTTTGGTCGATCGATTACAAGTCTTTCGGCATGAAAACAATAAGGGTATCCCTGCTACTCGCAACGAACTTGCAGAACGAGCGAAAGCGCCTTATTTGCTGTATCTCGATGATGATGCTCAACTGTTGAGCGCGGAGAGTGTTGATAACGCCTTAACGGTGTTGAAGATTAGTCCTGAAGTGGGAGCAGTCGCGCTGTCTCAAAGCGACGAAACCGGAAAACTCTTGCCGGGTCAACCCTTGGCAATCGAGTATCGTTGTTATGCTCCGACTTTTGTAGGCTACGGTAGCCTGCTGCGACGAGACTTGTTTCTCGAATTAGGAGGCTATCGGGAAATGTTCGCCGCGTATTATGAAGAACCCGAATTTTGTAAGCGAATGCTCGATCGCGGCTTTTATGTGGTTTATCTACCGGATGCTTGTGTGGTTCACTATAAGTCCCCGATCGGACGAAATAACTTAGTCGCGCTGAGAAACAACTGCCGGAACAAGTGTTTTGCTGCGATTTATAACGAACCTTCGGCGATGATGGTGTTCAGCGTTCCCCTGAGAATCTTGCTCTACGTTTACAAACATTGGGCTTATTGTCGTCAGCACAAGATCAAGAGTGAATTTGGGGCAAGTTGGATTGTTCGCGAAATTCAGCAAAATCTTCCGGCACTCTGGCGCGATCGTCGTGCCTTGAAGTGGAGTACCTATTACAAATGGCACAAAATCAAGCAAGCTCCCGCTTATCAGCCTGCCGATTAG
- a CDS encoding glycosyltransferase family 4 protein codes for MKLLIVNHSCTVSVVQQFYAEIEQQTGWELTIVMPENWKDEYGIRRKIERWKDFRGQIISIPVWRSGSIPLHSYRSFFVNLLRKLNPDFIYLHQEPYALVTLQVYLANYFTIRKPISFFTWQNILKRYPIPFRQMERWILKHTDVMFPGSYSAEAVMREKGYTGQSVLMPSGIDPAIYYPRSNTLKTELGAQAVLIGYVGRIVEQKGLKTLLLALNEIRSLPWRLVMIGAGEYEPEFDAIAQQLNLNDRIQKLGFVPFTETPNYLSAFDLLVLPSETRSSWKEQFGRVIIEAMACGTPVIGSDSGEIPHLIAATKGGLVFPEGNAIALSQKLSELILNPELRSHYAATGRQAVLSHYTNALLAQRFAETVKNTVEFDPRSQRSRVQSFPSL; via the coding sequence ATGAAGCTTTTGATCGTGAATCATTCTTGTACAGTCTCTGTGGTTCAACAGTTTTACGCTGAGATTGAGCAGCAAACCGGCTGGGAACTCACGATCGTCATGCCTGAAAATTGGAAAGATGAATACGGCATTCGGCGCAAGATCGAGCGCTGGAAAGATTTTCGCGGACAGATCATCAGCATTCCAGTTTGGCGCTCAGGCAGCATTCCTCTGCATAGTTATCGATCGTTCTTTGTAAATCTACTCCGCAAGCTCAATCCCGATTTTATCTACCTACATCAGGAGCCTTATGCGTTAGTGACGTTGCAGGTTTATCTCGCAAACTATTTCACGATTCGCAAACCGATTAGTTTTTTTACCTGGCAGAACATTCTCAAGCGCTATCCGATTCCGTTTCGGCAGATGGAGCGCTGGATTTTGAAGCATACTGATGTGATGTTTCCTGGGTCTTACAGCGCAGAAGCGGTGATGCGAGAAAAGGGATACACGGGGCAAAGTGTATTGATGCCGTCTGGAATTGATCCAGCAATTTACTATCCCCGATCGAACACGCTTAAAACTGAACTGGGTGCCCAAGCTGTATTAATCGGCTATGTTGGGCGCATTGTTGAACAAAAAGGACTGAAAACGCTACTCCTTGCTTTGAACGAGATCCGATCGCTCCCGTGGCGGCTGGTGATGATTGGGGCTGGAGAGTATGAGCCAGAGTTTGACGCGATCGCCCAACAGTTGAATTTAAACGATCGCATTCAGAAATTAGGTTTTGTTCCGTTTACCGAAACTCCGAACTATCTTTCGGCATTCGATCTGCTGGTGCTGCCTTCTGAAACGCGATCGAGTTGGAAAGAACAGTTCGGGCGAGTAATCATTGAAGCGATGGCGTGTGGAACTCCGGTAATCGGCTCGGATTCAGGCGAAATTCCTCATCTAATCGCTGCCACAAAAGGCGGATTAGTTTTTCCTGAAGGAAACGCGATCGCGCTGTCACAGAAATTAAGCGAATTGATTCTAAATCCCGAACTGCGATCGCACTATGCAGCCACCGGACGACAAGCAGTTCTGAGCCATTACACCAATGCGTTACTTGCTCAGCGCTTTGCTGAAACAGTAAAGAATACAGTGGAGTTTGATCCGCGATCGCAGCGTTCAAGAGTACAATCGTTTCCGTCTCTTTAA